In Acidimicrobiia bacterium, a single genomic region encodes these proteins:
- a CDS encoding aldo/keto reductase translates to MRYRRVGAGGPDVSAVGLGGTSLSSTYRQVDETTAMRVVARALDLGITHFDTADVYAGGRNEELLGKALRSRRSDVFVASKFGQVVRDGKRLVDGTPSHARASCDGSLKRLGVDHLDLYYLHRVDPEVPIEETVGAMAELVAAGKVRHIGLSEAAPMTIRRAHAVHPLTAIQVEYSLWTRFGEAEHFPLCEELGLAYVAYAPVGRGFLSGEIKSAGDLEPEDFRHSHPRFQQEAIERNVALLDVLRDVAIEHGRSPSQTALAWLLAQADFLFPIPATSNPLHVEENAAAADIELSDDQIARLSEAFRDEAVTGDRYPPVALGKVQQ, encoded by the coding sequence GTGAGATACAGGAGAGTCGGCGCGGGCGGCCCCGACGTGTCCGCCGTCGGATTGGGCGGCACGTCGCTCAGCTCGACGTACCGGCAGGTGGACGAGACCACCGCCATGCGGGTGGTAGCCAGAGCGCTCGACCTCGGCATCACCCACTTTGACACCGCCGACGTGTACGCCGGTGGGAGGAACGAGGAGCTGCTCGGCAAGGCACTCCGCTCGAGGAGGTCCGACGTCTTCGTGGCGTCGAAGTTCGGCCAGGTCGTCCGAGACGGAAAGCGGCTCGTCGACGGCACCCCGAGCCACGCCAGGGCTTCGTGCGACGGGAGCCTGAAACGCCTCGGCGTCGACCACCTCGACCTGTACTACCTGCACCGCGTCGACCCTGAGGTGCCGATCGAGGAGACCGTCGGAGCGATGGCGGAGCTCGTGGCCGCAGGAAAGGTCCGCCACATCGGCTTGTCGGAGGCCGCTCCTATGACGATCCGTCGGGCCCACGCCGTCCATCCGCTCACCGCCATCCAGGTCGAGTACTCGCTGTGGACCCGCTTCGGCGAGGCCGAGCATTTCCCGTTGTGCGAGGAGCTCGGGCTGGCGTACGTCGCCTACGCCCCGGTCGGACGCGGCTTTCTGTCCGGCGAGATCAAGTCGGCAGGGGACCTCGAGCCCGAGGACTTCCGGCACAGCCACCCCCGGTTCCAGCAGGAGGCGATCGAGCGGAACGTGGCGCTCCTCGACGTGCTGCGTGACGTGGCGATCGAGCACGGCCGGTCCCCGAGCCAGACGGCGCTCGCCTGGCTGCTCGCCCAGGCCGACTTCCTGTTCCCGATTCCGGCGACGAGCAACCCGCTCCACGTCGAGGAGAACGCCGCGGCCGCCGACATCGAGCTGAGCGACGATCAGATCGCCCGTCTCAGTGAGGCGTTCCGCGACGAGGCGGTGACGGGCGACCGCTACCCGCCGGTGGCGCTCGGCAAGGTGCAGCAATGA
- a CDS encoding Pr6Pr family membrane protein: MSLSGTSWEFFEIAGIPVEDGGAPPSIAFSDEGRVSGSTGVNRLSGTFSLDGDHLTLGPIAMTRMMGPPNLAEQEQRLTAVLAKVAIMRIAGPNLELDHGDSVSRLRMVGDPPMAGAAAEPTDGWEAVSPDWGPDKVFALVAAAIGWYALILQLVLLVDRLDAEGEAWFTAVIRFFSFFTILSNLIAALSLTVAALGAATPIGRWFNRAIPQAGVFMYIAVTGLVYTFVLASIWEPDGWDLVADSLLHYVMPALFVVYWVLFRPHGTLDFAHIPRWLIFPVAYGIYTMIRGPFVDWYPYFFLDVEVRGYAAVLAAILGLALAFAVAGFAVIGLDSFLARRRS; the protein is encoded by the coding sequence ATGTCATTGTCGGGAACGTCATGGGAGTTCTTCGAGATCGCCGGCATTCCGGTCGAGGACGGTGGTGCGCCTCCATCGATCGCCTTCTCGGACGAGGGTCGGGTCTCTGGGTCGACGGGCGTCAACCGGCTGAGCGGCACCTTCTCGTTGGACGGCGACCACCTCACGTTGGGACCCATCGCCATGACGCGGATGATGGGGCCACCGAACCTCGCCGAGCAGGAGCAGCGGCTCACGGCTGTCCTGGCCAAGGTGGCGATCATGCGGATAGCAGGCCCAAACCTGGAGCTCGACCACGGCGACTCGGTCTCGCGGCTTCGTATGGTCGGCGACCCGCCGATGGCCGGAGCGGCAGCCGAGCCGACGGACGGGTGGGAGGCGGTCTCGCCGGACTGGGGGCCGGACAAGGTCTTCGCCCTGGTGGCGGCCGCCATCGGCTGGTACGCGCTCATCCTACAGTTGGTCCTCCTCGTCGACAGGCTCGACGCCGAGGGAGAGGCTTGGTTCACGGCCGTCATCCGGTTCTTCAGCTTCTTCACGATCCTCAGCAACCTGATCGCGGCGCTGTCGTTGACCGTGGCCGCCCTCGGTGCGGCGACACCGATCGGACGCTGGTTCAACCGGGCGATACCGCAGGCGGGCGTCTTCATGTACATCGCCGTGACGGGCTTGGTGTACACGTTCGTGCTGGCGAGCATCTGGGAGCCGGATGGATGGGACCTCGTCGCCGACTCGCTGCTCCACTACGTCATGCCGGCGCTCTTCGTCGTCTACTGGGTCTTGTTCAGGCCGCACGGGACGCTCGACTTCGCCCACATCCCGCGCTGGCTCATCTTCCCGGTTGCCTACGGGATATACACGATGATCCGAGGACCGTTCGTCGACTGGTACCCGTACTTCTTCCTCGACGTCGAGGTGCGCGGTTACGCGGCGGTGCTCGCCGCCATCCTCGGTCTGGCGCTGGCGTTCGCCGTGGCCGGGTTCGCCGTCATCGGCCTCGACTCGTTCCTGGCTCGCCGCAGATCGTGA
- a CDS encoding FAD-dependent monooxygenase, whose translation MTEHSVVIAGGGPTGLMLAGELALAGVDVVIVERRAGQDLDGSRAGGLHSRTIEVLDQRGIAGRFLAEGQTHPFVGYAGTFLDISDFPTRHNYILALWQSRIEPILAGWVDELGVPILRQREVVGFTQDDTGVDVELDDGSLRGEYLVGCDGGRSLIRKVAGIDFPGWDPSASYLIAQVEMDEEPQIGMRPEGGGIGPVNREEGGNPYGVVLLEKEIEHTVEPTLQDLSEMLVVAYGTDYGVHGPTWISRFTDMTRQAASYRERRVLLAGDAAHVHGPQGGQGLNTGVQDAVNLGWKLAQVVNGTSPVSLLDSYHAERHPVGARVLQNTMAQVALMRLDERSQALRNTMLELLVMDEPRKRIAAMISGLDIHYDLGEGHPLLGRRMPDLDVHTDDGPRRVFSLLHDARPVLLNLGEPDGFDISPWANRVRLVDASHDGVWELPVLGEIGAPSAVLIRPDGYVAWAGDLTDPELPRALSTWFGAATPA comes from the coding sequence ATGACGGAGCACTCGGTGGTGATCGCAGGTGGCGGCCCGACCGGCCTGATGTTGGCGGGCGAGCTGGCGCTGGCGGGAGTCGACGTCGTCATCGTCGAACGACGGGCCGGTCAGGATCTCGACGGATCGCGAGCCGGCGGTCTCCACTCCCGCACCATCGAGGTGCTCGACCAGCGTGGCATCGCCGGTCGGTTCCTCGCAGAGGGCCAGACGCATCCGTTCGTGGGCTATGCCGGGACCTTCCTGGACATCAGCGACTTCCCCACCCGCCACAACTACATCCTTGCGCTCTGGCAGAGCCGCATCGAGCCGATCCTCGCCGGCTGGGTCGATGAGCTCGGCGTCCCGATCCTCCGCCAGCGCGAAGTGGTTGGCTTCACCCAGGACGACACCGGCGTCGACGTCGAGCTGGACGACGGATCGCTCCGGGGCGAGTACCTGGTCGGGTGCGACGGGGGACGCAGCCTGATCCGCAAGGTGGCCGGCATCGACTTCCCCGGGTGGGACCCGTCTGCCAGCTATCTGATCGCCCAGGTCGAGATGGACGAGGAGCCGCAGATCGGCATGCGCCCCGAGGGTGGTGGCATCGGCCCGGTCAACCGGGAGGAGGGTGGAAACCCCTACGGGGTCGTATTGCTCGAGAAGGAGATCGAACACACCGTTGAACCCACGCTGCAGGACCTGAGCGAGATGCTCGTCGTCGCCTACGGGACCGACTACGGGGTGCACGGCCCCACCTGGATCTCCCGGTTCACTGACATGACTCGCCAGGCGGCGTCCTATCGCGAGCGACGCGTGCTGCTCGCCGGCGATGCGGCACACGTGCATGGTCCGCAGGGCGGTCAGGGCCTCAACACGGGCGTGCAGGATGCCGTGAACCTGGGATGGAAACTGGCCCAGGTGGTCAACGGGACATCACCCGTAAGCCTCCTGGACAGCTACCACGCAGAACGGCACCCGGTCGGTGCCCGGGTGTTGCAGAACACCATGGCGCAGGTCGCGCTGATGCGCCTCGACGAGCGCAGCCAGGCGCTCAGGAACACCATGCTCGAACTGCTCGTCATGGACGAGCCGCGCAAGCGCATCGCCGCCATGATCTCCGGTCTCGACATCCACTACGACCTCGGCGAGGGACACCCGCTGCTCGGGCGGCGCATGCCCGACCTCGACGTGCACACCGACGACGGTCCCAGGCGGGTGTTCAGCCTGCTGCACGACGCCCGGCCCGTGCTCCTCAACCTCGGTGAACCCGACGGTTTCGACATCTCTCCTTGGGCGAATCGAGTCCGGTTGGTCGACGCCAGTCACGACGGCGTGTGGGAGCTCCCGGTCCTTGGCGAGATCGGTGCGCCCTCGGCCGTGTTGATCCGACCCGACGGGTACGTCGCCTGGGCGGGAGACCTCACGGACCCAGAGCTGCCGCGAGCACTTTCGACCTGGTTCGGAGCGGCCACTCCGGCTTAG
- a CDS encoding peroxiredoxin-like family protein, translating to MTLAQELAARLEQARANPDPERSAVYAKAAEALAAADVEENALRAGDVAPMFTLPDAFGNDVSLEEVLAHGPAIVSFYRGAWCPFCNLELRALQRELAAVEEAGATLVAISPNRPDVSLGVIEAHELTYPVLSDHDNLIAKQFNLVYEMIPEHVEYYRAHDRDIGAMNDTEAWELPVPATYVIDQDGVIRYAFIDLNHRVRAEPSEVIAVAASLTKG from the coding sequence ATGACATTGGCTCAAGAGCTGGCGGCACGACTCGAGCAGGCACGGGCCAATCCCGATCCGGAGCGGTCGGCGGTCTACGCCAAGGCGGCCGAGGCGCTCGCCGCAGCCGATGTCGAGGAGAACGCCCTGCGCGCCGGCGACGTCGCCCCGATGTTCACGCTGCCGGACGCCTTCGGGAACGACGTGAGCCTCGAGGAGGTGCTGGCCCACGGGCCGGCGATCGTCTCCTTCTACCGCGGCGCATGGTGCCCGTTCTGCAACCTCGAGCTGCGCGCCTTGCAGCGCGAGCTGGCCGCCGTCGAAGAGGCCGGTGCGACTCTGGTCGCCATCTCCCCGAACCGCCCCGACGTGTCCCTCGGAGTGATCGAGGCTCACGAGCTGACGTACCCGGTGCTGTCCGACCACGACAACCTGATCGCCAAGCAGTTCAACCTGGTGTACGAGATGATCCCGGAGCACGTCGAGTACTACCGGGCGCACGACCGCGACATCGGCGCCATGAACGACACCGAGGCGTGGGAGCTCCCCGTTCCGGCGACGTACGTGATCGACCAGGACGGGGTCATCCGCTACGCATTCATCGACCTCAACCACAGGGTGCGTGCCGAGCCATCGGAGGTCATCGCCGTGGCGGCCTCGCTGACGAAGGGCTGA